From a single Shewanella denitrificans OS217 genomic region:
- a CDS encoding SPOR domain-containing protein, with protein MSRDYANRKPGGAKARQSKKKSTQGANVPFVPLVLVILLLAGFGYFLWSINGSAGDTPAATKAPKASAAQTKTTEKITEKAKPKKDPNALPPKPTEEWTYLKELENKSVEVDIPADAMVSAGPYQMQCGSFRQESQANQMKAMIAFQGINAEVRKSSGTNGIWYKVILGPYDNKRAAERNKHTLQNAKINGCQIWLWQ; from the coding sequence ATGAGCCGCGACTACGCAAACCGCAAACCCGGTGGCGCCAAAGCGCGCCAGTCTAAGAAAAAGTCAACTCAAGGGGCAAATGTGCCCTTTGTGCCGTTAGTCTTGGTAATACTGCTGCTAGCTGGCTTTGGTTATTTTCTTTGGAGCATCAATGGCAGCGCGGGTGATACGCCTGCAGCCACTAAAGCCCCAAAAGCGAGCGCGGCCCAAACTAAAACCACAGAAAAAATCACAGAAAAAGCCAAACCTAAGAAAGACCCCAATGCCCTGCCGCCTAAGCCGACAGAGGAATGGACTTATCTTAAAGAGCTTGAAAACAAGAGTGTCGAGGTGGATATCCCCGCCGACGCCATGGTGTCAGCAGGGCCTTATCAGATGCAGTGCGGCTCATTCAGGCAAGAGTCTCAGGCCAATCAAATGAAAGCCATGATCGCCTTCCAAGGCATCAATGCCGAAGTGCGTAAGTCTTCAGGCACTAACGGCATTTGGTATAAAGTGATCTTAGGCCCCTACGACAATAAGCGCGCCGCCGAACGCAACAAGCACACGCTGCAAAACGCCAAAATCAACGGCTGCCAAATCTGGCTGTGGCAGTAG
- a CDS encoding DUF2999 family protein, with amino-acid sequence MNPIIAILKEHNVSDASINQLFQTLTENPLMAMNAITQLGIPAEKLQQLMALVMQNPGLIKEAVLELGLDFSKVEAAKAQLQK; translated from the coding sequence ATGAACCCGATTATTGCCATCTTAAAAGAACACAATGTCAGCGACGCTAGCATTAATCAGCTATTTCAAACCCTGACTGAAAATCCACTAATGGCGATGAATGCTATTACTCAGTTAGGGATCCCCGCGGAAAAACTACAGCAATTGATGGCCTTAGTGATGCAAAATCCAGGATTAATCAAGGAAGCCGTACTTGAACTTGGGTTGGATTTCTCTAAAGTCGAAGCGGCTAAGGCCCAGTTACAAAAGTAA
- the priA gene encoding primosomal protein N' — protein MPVFVELALPVPMRQNFTYRVPETIKQTLHIGLRVKVSFGRQQLIGLITAISDECSLPATQIKSISAILDHEPILPTALYKLTLWAARYYFTSQGQMLSQALPVALRKGADTQGQDITRFELTDSGKQLEPISLKRAPAQKKLLEILQQAPSLGLNQDEFTALGLSKPALTALETKGWLQRVQVQLNVDLSWREALNLGEAPHKLNKQQAVAVAVLTQQTGFACTLLEGITGSGKTEVYLAMIETQLKQGKQALVLVPEIGLTPQTISRFKRRFKVDVAVIHSGLTDNQRLDAWRMARCGQAAIIIGTRSALFTPMAYPGVIILDEEHDASFKQQEGVRYHARDLAVMRGQLENIPVILGTATPSLESLQNALSGRYSHLELGERAGAAQKVKQGIIDIRSQPLKSGMSTSLINEMRMHLDAGNQVLLFLNRRGFAPALLCHECGHLHECDRCDAYFTLHQGLNEICCHHCGNQYAIPKQCHSCGSSMLMGHGIGTEQLEKALEKEFPQHKVVRIDRDTTRRKGSLEKQLAGIHKGEYKILVGTQMLAKGHHFPDVTLVGLLDVDGALFSADFRAPERFGQLYTQVSGRAGRADKPGKVLLQTRQSENVILRDLLRQGYGDFARGQLKERQLALLPPAWNMVLLRADAHLAEDADNFLRQVAKLLPQDNEFEVIGPMPAPLDRKAGRYRRQLIFQAKHRQRLQQEFELALPQIEALPEGRRCRWSIDRDPQDLM, from the coding sequence ATGCCTGTGTTTGTTGAACTCGCCTTACCCGTCCCCATGCGACAAAATTTTACCTATCGCGTGCCAGAGACAATAAAACAAACACTGCACATCGGCCTTAGAGTCAAGGTGTCTTTTGGGCGTCAGCAATTAATTGGACTTATCACGGCGATAAGTGATGAGTGCTCATTGCCTGCCACGCAAATTAAATCCATTAGCGCCATTTTAGACCATGAGCCTATATTACCTACAGCACTTTATAAATTAACCCTTTGGGCAGCAAGATATTATTTCACCAGCCAAGGGCAAATGCTCAGTCAGGCACTGCCGGTTGCTTTGCGAAAAGGCGCAGACACGCAAGGGCAAGACATCACCCGCTTTGAACTCACAGACTCAGGTAAACAACTCGAACCCATCAGTTTAAAACGTGCCCCTGCCCAAAAAAAGTTGCTGGAAATACTGCAACAAGCGCCAAGCCTAGGCCTGAACCAAGATGAATTTACTGCCTTAGGGCTCAGTAAGCCAGCCTTAACAGCCCTTGAGACCAAGGGCTGGTTGCAGCGAGTCCAAGTGCAATTGAACGTCGATTTAAGCTGGCGTGAGGCGCTAAATCTAGGTGAAGCGCCCCATAAGCTTAATAAACAGCAAGCTGTAGCCGTGGCTGTACTCACCCAGCAAACGGGCTTTGCCTGCACCTTACTGGAGGGCATCACAGGCTCTGGTAAGACAGAAGTGTACTTGGCTATGATAGAAACTCAGCTTAAGCAGGGTAAACAAGCCTTAGTGCTAGTGCCTGAAATCGGTTTGACGCCGCAAACCATTAGTCGCTTTAAGCGCCGTTTTAAGGTGGATGTGGCGGTTATCCATTCAGGCCTGACTGACAATCAAAGATTAGATGCCTGGCGCATGGCCCGCTGCGGTCAAGCCGCCATCATCATAGGCACCCGCTCGGCGCTGTTTACCCCCATGGCTTATCCTGGGGTTATCATCTTAGATGAAGAACATGATGCCAGCTTTAAGCAGCAAGAAGGGGTGCGTTATCACGCCCGTGACTTAGCCGTGATGCGGGGCCAGTTGGAGAATATCCCGGTCATTTTAGGCACGGCGACCCCCTCACTGGAGAGCTTGCAAAATGCCTTAAGTGGCCGTTACAGCCATTTGGAACTGGGCGAGCGCGCCGGTGCGGCGCAAAAAGTAAAACAAGGCATCATAGACATTCGCAGCCAACCGCTAAAATCAGGCATGTCGACGTCCTTAATCAACGAGATGCGCATGCACTTGGATGCCGGCAATCAAGTATTGTTGTTCCTGAATAGGCGCGGCTTTGCTCCCGCGCTCTTGTGCCATGAATGCGGCCATTTACATGAATGCGACCGCTGCGATGCCTATTTTACCTTGCACCAAGGCCTTAATGAGATTTGCTGTCACCATTGTGGTAATCAATACGCCATCCCTAAACAGTGCCACAGCTGCGGCAGTAGCATGCTTATGGGTCACGGCATAGGCACAGAGCAATTAGAAAAAGCCCTAGAGAAAGAATTTCCCCAGCACAAAGTGGTGCGCATCGACAGAGACACCACTCGCCGCAAAGGCTCGCTTGAAAAACAACTGGCAGGCATTCATAAGGGGGAGTACAAGATCTTAGTCGGCACCCAGATGCTGGCCAAGGGCCATCACTTCCCCGATGTCACCTTAGTGGGGCTTTTAGATGTGGATGGCGCGCTATTCAGCGCAGATTTTAGGGCCCCAGAGCGCTTTGGCCAGCTCTATACCCAAGTCTCTGGCCGCGCGGGCCGCGCCGACAAGCCTGGTAAGGTATTGCTGCAAACCCGTCAGAGTGAGAACGTCATCTTGAGGGATTTATTGCGCCAAGGGTACGGTGACTTTGCCCGTGGCCAACTCAAAGAGCGCCAGCTGGCGCTATTGCCACCGGCCTGGAACATGGTGCTATTACGGGCCGATGCTCACCTCGCCGAAGATGCGGATAACTTCCTCAGGCAAGTGGCTAAATTATTGCCCCAAGATAATGAATTTGAAGTGATTGGCCCCATGCCAGCGCCACTGGATAGAAAAGCGGGACGCTATCGCCGCCAGCTTATTTTCCAAGCCAAACACAGACAAAGACTGCAACAAGAATTTGAGCTGGCGCTGCCTCAGATAGAAGCCCTGCCAGAAGGACGCCGCTGCCGCTGGAGTATTGACCGGGATCCACAAGATTTAATGTAA
- the hslU gene encoding HslU--HslV peptidase ATPase subunit, which translates to MSEMTPREIVHELDAHIIGQNKAKRAVAVALRNRWRRMQLAPDLRQEVTPKNILMIGPTGVGKTEIARRLAKLANAPFIKVEATKFTEVGYVGKEVEQIIRDLTDSAVKMTREQQMKKCRFRAEELAEERILDALLPKAKEDWDSEKKDDSGTRQIFRKKLREGQLDDKEIDIDIAAPQIGVEIMAPPGMEEMTNQLQGLFQNLGQSTSKRKKLKIKDAFKQLIEDEAAKLVNQEDLKEQAIDLVEQNGIVFLDEIDKICKRGETSGPDVSREGVQRDLLPLVEGCTVSTKHGMVKTDHILFIASGAFQMSKPSDLIPELQGRLPIRVELDPLTANDFKRILTEPNASLTEQYIALMATEGVTISFLESGIDKLAEAAWQVNERTENIGARRLHTVMEKLMEDISFDASDKSGSAFVIDADYVTEHLDTLVQDEDLSRFIL; encoded by the coding sequence ATGTCTGAGATGACACCTAGGGAAATCGTCCACGAGCTCGATGCCCATATCATAGGCCAAAATAAGGCCAAACGAGCGGTTGCTGTGGCGCTGCGTAATCGCTGGCGCAGAATGCAGCTAGCCCCTGATTTACGCCAAGAAGTCACCCCGAAAAATATCCTTATGATAGGCCCAACTGGTGTGGGTAAGACGGAAATTGCCCGTCGTCTCGCCAAGCTTGCTAACGCACCTTTTATCAAGGTTGAAGCCACTAAATTTACCGAAGTGGGCTACGTGGGCAAAGAAGTCGAACAGATCATTCGCGATCTCACCGACTCTGCAGTAAAGATGACCCGCGAGCAGCAGATGAAAAAATGCCGTTTTCGCGCCGAAGAATTGGCCGAAGAGCGCATCTTAGATGCCCTCTTGCCTAAAGCCAAAGAAGACTGGGACAGCGAAAAGAAAGACGATTCAGGCACTAGACAGATTTTTCGCAAGAAACTCCGTGAAGGTCAGCTAGACGATAAAGAAATCGACATCGATATCGCCGCGCCGCAGATTGGCGTTGAAATCATGGCGCCTCCTGGCATGGAAGAAATGACCAATCAGTTGCAAGGGTTATTCCAAAACCTAGGTCAGAGCACTTCTAAGCGTAAGAAACTTAAAATTAAAGATGCCTTTAAACAACTGATTGAAGATGAAGCGGCAAAGCTTGTGAATCAAGAAGATCTTAAAGAGCAGGCCATAGATCTGGTTGAACAAAACGGCATCGTCTTCTTAGATGAAATCGACAAAATTTGTAAGCGCGGCGAAACTTCGGGACCAGACGTATCCCGTGAAGGGGTGCAACGTGATCTACTGCCATTGGTTGAAGGCTGTACGGTAAGCACGAAACACGGCATGGTGAAAACCGACCATATTCTGTTTATCGCCTCTGGTGCATTCCAGATGTCAAAACCCTCGGATTTGATTCCTGAGTTACAAGGCCGTCTGCCCATTCGCGTGGAGTTAGACCCTTTAACCGCCAATGACTTTAAACGCATTTTAACCGAACCAAATGCCTCATTAACCGAGCAATATATTGCACTAATGGCCACTGAAGGCGTAACCATCTCCTTCCTTGAGTCGGGGATAGACAAGCTTGCAGAAGCCGCCTGGCAAGTGAATGAGCGCACCGAAAACATTGGTGCCCGCCGTTTGCATACCGTGATGGAAAAGCTGATGGAAGACATCTCTTTCGATGCCTCAGATAAGTCCGGCAGTGCTTTTGTTATCGATGCTGACTATGTCACCGAGCATTTAGATACCTTAGTGCAAGATGAAGACTTGAGCCGCTTTATTCTGTAA
- a CDS encoding chalcone isomerase family protein: protein MYKYLLLLVLFSSMTSATVVDKMHKLGAGEMSFLFWRLYRAEFYSLDSGLSAAVKRDAKAYLTPSKETALRIEYFKQIDKQDLLDATEDQWLHLGYDQASIQPWLTSLNVIWPDVAPGDVLTLVISPAGESQFYLGEQAIGGVEDTDFGVAFLSIWLSQQTSQPKLRAQLLGLTS from the coding sequence ATGTATAAATACCTGTTACTGCTTGTGCTGTTTAGCTCAATGACATCAGCTACTGTGGTGGACAAGATGCATAAACTGGGGGCTGGAGAAATGAGCTTTTTGTTTTGGCGCTTGTATCGGGCAGAATTTTATAGCCTAGATAGCGGCTTATCGGCCGCGGTTAAGCGTGATGCTAAGGCGTATTTAACCCCAAGCAAAGAAACCGCTCTGCGGATTGAGTATTTCAAGCAAATTGATAAGCAAGACTTGCTCGATGCCACCGAAGATCAATGGCTGCACTTGGGCTATGATCAGGCCAGCATCCAACCTTGGCTAACTTCATTAAATGTTATTTGGCCCGATGTTGCCCCCGGTGATGTATTAACCTTGGTCATTAGCCCAGCAGGTGAGAGCCAGTTCTACCTTGGCGAACAAGCCATAGGTGGGGTAGAGGATACTGACTTTGGCGTTGCATTTTTATCGATCTGGTTATCTCAACAGACTTCTCAACCAAAACTTAGAGCACAATTGCTAGGGTTAACCTCATGA
- a CDS encoding DUF3833 domain-containing protein: MKKIILLSFLLLLSACGSAGLDDYKNTSPELKLEQFFEGKLKAYGMVFDRSGKLLRRFEVDLIAHWEGDKGEIKEWFVFDDGEKMTRIWQLVRETNNSYTGTASDILGTARGRTQGSALFWQYEMNIEVDGSTYQISLDDWMYLMDDKRLFNKTDMTKFGVKVGEIILYIEKLDPK; the protein is encoded by the coding sequence ATGAAGAAAATAATCTTATTAAGTTTTTTGTTATTACTGAGTGCCTGTGGCTCAGCCGGTTTAGATGACTATAAAAACACCTCTCCTGAATTAAAACTAGAGCAATTTTTTGAAGGTAAGCTCAAAGCCTACGGCATGGTATTCGATCGCAGTGGTAAGCTATTGCGCCGTTTTGAGGTTGACTTAATAGCCCATTGGGAGGGCGATAAAGGCGAAATAAAAGAATGGTTTGTATTCGACGATGGCGAGAAAATGACCCGGATATGGCAGCTAGTGCGTGAAACGAATAATAGTTACACAGGCACTGCCAGCGATATTCTGGGTACCGCTAGGGGCCGCACTCAGGGTTCGGCACTATTTTGGCAATACGAGATGAATATTGAGGTTGACGGCAGCACTTACCAGATAAGCTTAGATGATTGGATGTATTTAATGGACGATAAACGTTTATTTAACAAGACGGATATGACTAAATTTGGTGTTAAAGTCGGCGAAATTATTCTCTATATCGAGAAACTTGATCCCAAGTAA
- a CDS encoding AlbA family DNA-binding domain-containing protein — translation MASFETESARRFLTEFEQILSNPKLHFFYCEWKLLLAIRERRFMWAAISENVHQYPHFYKAYLAIKGSIVLPYDKLFPVSLQNWINDASRLCLNVLLDGSKANIDALIMHIDSGGHYEECVPNYYKLCVKGFRKVSNICSKYPLGSQEIKDVVDNAASIFATGGHSDASRLNKILSINIDKYGSNAIKILHLVQEKEGKQLEFKSSFNYDVNNDERSKVLKYQCTKTISAFLNSKGGTLLVGVDDNGKILGLEKDLSYVGYNQDKFVLKFKDTVKAALGAKISNLVEWSLEEVGRNLFVLIVEVKPSPFPVLHNEKEFFIRFNPSSDRILDNKDYQRYVQTRFKDLSA, via the coding sequence ATGGCATCATTCGAAACAGAGAGTGCAAGACGATTCCTAACAGAATTTGAGCAAATCTTATCCAATCCCAAATTGCATTTTTTTTACTGTGAATGGAAGTTACTTCTTGCTATTCGCGAGAGACGTTTTATGTGGGCTGCAATATCTGAAAATGTTCATCAGTATCCGCATTTTTATAAGGCATATTTGGCAATCAAAGGTTCGATTGTTCTTCCTTATGATAAACTTTTTCCAGTATCCCTACAAAATTGGATTAATGATGCTTCTAGGCTTTGCCTTAATGTTTTACTTGATGGAAGCAAAGCGAATATTGATGCGCTGATAATGCACATAGACAGCGGCGGCCATTATGAAGAATGCGTACCAAACTACTATAAACTTTGCGTGAAGGGCTTTAGAAAGGTAAGCAACATTTGCTCAAAGTATCCATTAGGTTCTCAAGAGATAAAAGATGTTGTCGACAATGCTGCCTCAATATTTGCTACTGGAGGTCATTCGGATGCGAGCCGTCTTAATAAAATACTTAGTATTAACATTGATAAGTACGGTTCAAATGCCATAAAAATACTTCACCTTGTTCAAGAAAAAGAGGGCAAACAACTCGAGTTCAAGTCATCATTTAATTATGATGTTAACAATGATGAGCGCAGTAAAGTACTAAAATATCAATGCACTAAGACAATTTCAGCCTTTTTGAATTCAAAAGGTGGAACCTTACTTGTAGGTGTTGATGATAATGGGAAAATACTTGGATTAGAAAAGGACTTATCATATGTAGGCTATAATCAAGACAAATTCGTCCTTAAATTCAAAGATACTGTTAAAGCCGCTTTAGGTGCAAAGATTTCTAATTTGGTTGAATGGTCTCTTGAAGAAGTTGGTAGAAATTTGTTTGTTCTAATTGTAGAAGTAAAACCCTCTCCATTTCCCGTTTTACATAATGAGAAAGAATTCTTCATAAGGTTCAACCCTTCAAGTGATCGCATATTAGACAATAAAGACTATCAAAGATATGTACAAACTAGATTCAAGGATCTAAGCGCATAA
- a CDS encoding IS110-like element ISSde14 family transposase — MKVTLIGIDLAKNVFQVCGINQAGKSVFNRALKRSQLMAFLFKYPDSIIAMEACSGSNYWGRELLTKGFEVRLIPPQHVKPFVKGNKNDRNDAFAICEAALRPNLTFVQPRTLEQTDMILAHRIRERNVENRTSLINQIRGLLNEYGVVIAQGKERLKLAIPELLENADSGLTEIARQHFQALLEEWKQVDRTIKNLEKNIKSQAKLNHQTNRLMGIKGVAEITATAAVAFAGNGAQYHNGRHFAANLGLVPREYSSGGKQKLGKITKRGNNYLRRLLVQGAWSIIRYVGNSTDRMSVWAKKLIERRGKHKAAVAVANKLARIIWSMLYNQTEYRAN; from the coding sequence ATGAAAGTTACACTAATAGGAATTGATTTAGCAAAAAATGTCTTCCAAGTTTGTGGTATTAACCAAGCAGGGAAGTCGGTTTTCAACCGAGCTCTAAAGCGCTCACAATTGATGGCTTTTCTGTTTAAATACCCCGATAGCATCATTGCTATGGAAGCTTGTAGTGGCTCGAACTATTGGGGGCGAGAGCTGTTAACTAAAGGCTTCGAAGTTCGCCTCATACCACCACAGCATGTGAAACCTTTTGTTAAAGGCAATAAGAATGATCGAAATGATGCATTTGCCATATGTGAGGCAGCATTAAGACCTAATCTCACTTTTGTGCAGCCCAGAACGCTTGAGCAAACTGATATGATCCTAGCTCATCGGATCCGTGAGCGGAATGTAGAGAATCGTACATCTTTAATAAACCAAATAAGAGGATTATTAAATGAATACGGCGTAGTTATCGCCCAAGGTAAAGAGCGGCTAAAACTGGCGATACCAGAGCTCTTAGAAAATGCTGACAGCGGTTTAACTGAAATCGCCAGACAACATTTTCAAGCTCTTTTAGAAGAGTGGAAGCAAGTGGATAGAACCATTAAAAACTTAGAAAAAAATATCAAAAGCCAAGCTAAATTGAATCATCAGACCAATCGGTTAATGGGCATAAAAGGTGTTGCAGAAATTACAGCAACAGCTGCGGTCGCCTTTGCTGGCAACGGTGCGCAATATCATAATGGTCGTCACTTTGCTGCTAATTTGGGACTTGTTCCAAGAGAGTACTCAAGTGGCGGTAAGCAAAAACTAGGCAAAATAACTAAGCGTGGAAATAACTACCTAAGGCGGCTTCTTGTCCAGGGAGCTTGGTCAATCATACGTTATGTCGGAAATAGCACTGACCGTATGTCAGTGTGGGCGAAAAAGTTGATTGAGCGTCGAGGTAAGCACAAGGCCGCTGTTGCCGTAGCCAATAAACTAGCACGAATAATTTGGTCAATGTTGTACAACCAAACAGAATACAGAGCTAATTAG
- the hslV gene encoding ATP-dependent protease subunit HslV yields the protein MTTIVSVRRNNQVVIAGDGQVSLGNTVMKGNARKVRRLYHNKVLAGFAGGTADAFTLFERFEAKLEMHQGHLLKSAVELAKDWRTDKMLRKLEAMLVVADTEASLIITGNGDVVQPEHDLIAIGSGGNYAQAAALALLQNTELSAQEIADKSLTIAGDICVFTNQFKTIEQLDY from the coding sequence GTGACCACTATCGTATCAGTACGCCGCAATAACCAAGTCGTCATCGCAGGTGATGGCCAAGTCTCCCTTGGCAACACGGTAATGAAAGGCAATGCCCGTAAAGTGCGCCGTCTGTACCACAATAAGGTATTGGCAGGTTTCGCTGGCGGTACCGCAGATGCATTCACTCTGTTCGAGCGCTTCGAAGCTAAGCTTGAAATGCATCAAGGCCATTTACTGAAATCGGCGGTGGAACTGGCCAAAGATTGGCGCACCGACAAGATGCTGCGCAAGCTCGAAGCCATGCTAGTGGTTGCCGACACTGAAGCCTCGCTTATCATCACAGGTAATGGCGATGTGGTGCAGCCAGAACACGATCTTATTGCCATAGGTTCAGGCGGTAATTATGCCCAAGCCGCGGCACTGGCGTTATTGCAAAACACCGAATTAAGCGCGCAAGAGATTGCCGATAAGTCGTTGACTATCGCAGGCGATATTTGCGTTTTCACTAACCAATTCAAAACCATCGAACAGCTTGATTATTAA
- the argS gene encoding arginine--tRNA ligase, with protein sequence MKSHIESLLEQTIESFKNQGIVPADFQARIQVDRTKDKTHGDLATNLAMMLTKVAGKNPRELAQLIIDNLPPSSHVAKVEIAGPGFINFFIDDNALATQLEQALNDEHFGITLPEPQTIVVDYSSPNLAKEMHVGHLRSTIIGDSVVRALEFLGHKVIRQNHVGDWGTQFGMLLAYMEELRAANGEQAQLELSDLETFYRAAKLRFDESTDFATRARQLVVALQSGDEYCNKLWQEFNDISLSHCHDVYERLGVSLTRADVHGESAYNADLEQVVKDLDAKGLLSESNGAKVVFQEAFRTKEGEPLPVIIQKADGGYLYATSDLAAMRYRSKVLKADRALYFVDLRQALHFQQVFSLAKLAKFVRKDMQLEHNGFGTMNGEDGRPFKTRSGGVVKLVDLLDEANNRALELVRSKNPDMDEATLTEIARVVGISSVKYADLSKNRTSDYIFSFEQMLSFEGNTAPYLLYAYTRVAGIFKRAEDIDLTDAKIVLEHDKEKELATKLAQFGETLYKMTDKAQPNMLCNYLYELAGAFSSFYEACPVLAADTPAQQGSRLLLAKLTANTLNKGLSLLGIETLERM encoded by the coding sequence ATGAAATCACATATTGAATCTTTATTAGAACAAACTATCGAATCCTTTAAAAATCAAGGTATTGTGCCAGCCGATTTTCAAGCTCGCATCCAGGTCGATCGCACTAAAGATAAAACCCATGGGGATCTAGCCACTAATTTAGCCATGATGCTCACCAAGGTTGCCGGTAAAAATCCCCGGGAACTGGCGCAGCTTATCATAGACAATTTGCCGCCTTCGTCACACGTGGCCAAGGTTGAAATTGCCGGCCCAGGTTTTATTAACTTTTTCATCGATGACAACGCCTTAGCCACGCAGTTAGAGCAAGCCCTCAACGACGAACATTTTGGCATCACCTTGCCCGAGCCACAAACCATAGTGGTAGATTATTCCTCGCCAAACCTTGCCAAGGAAATGCACGTCGGCCATTTACGCTCCACCATTATCGGTGACAGTGTGGTGCGCGCCTTAGAATTTTTAGGTCACAAGGTCATACGTCAAAACCACGTGGGTGACTGGGGCACCCAGTTTGGTATGCTGCTGGCCTACATGGAAGAGCTGCGCGCCGCCAATGGCGAACAAGCCCAATTAGAATTATCCGATTTGGAAACCTTTTATCGCGCCGCCAAATTGCGTTTCGATGAGTCCACTGACTTTGCCACCCGTGCACGTCAACTCGTGGTTGCCCTGCAATCCGGTGATGAATATTGCAATAAACTGTGGCAAGAATTTAACGACATTTCCCTCAGCCATTGCCATGACGTTTACGAGCGTTTAGGGGTGAGCTTAACCCGCGCCGATGTTCACGGTGAAAGTGCCTACAATGCCGATCTTGAGCAAGTGGTTAAAGATTTAGATGCCAAAGGCTTACTCAGCGAGAGTAATGGCGCCAAAGTGGTGTTCCAAGAAGCGTTTCGCACCAAGGAAGGCGAGCCACTGCCTGTCATTATTCAAAAGGCCGATGGCGGCTACTTGTATGCCACTTCAGATTTAGCGGCTATGCGTTACCGCTCTAAAGTACTGAAAGCCGATCGCGCCTTGTACTTTGTGGATTTACGCCAAGCATTGCATTTCCAACAAGTATTTAGCCTGGCAAAACTGGCAAAATTTGTACGTAAAGACATGCAGTTAGAGCACAATGGTTTTGGCACCATGAACGGTGAAGATGGTCGTCCGTTTAAGACTCGCTCTGGTGGTGTGGTTAAGTTAGTCGACTTACTCGATGAAGCCAACAATCGCGCCTTAGAGCTAGTGCGCAGCAAGAATCCAGACATGGATGAAGCCACCTTGACTGAAATCGCCCGCGTGGTCGGCATAAGCTCAGTGAAATACGCTGATTTGTCGAAGAACCGCACCAGTGATTACATCTTCAGTTTCGAGCAAATGCTAAGCTTTGAAGGCAATACCGCGCCTTACTTGCTGTACGCTTACACTCGCGTCGCGGGCATTTTCAAGCGCGCCGAAGACATAGATTTAACTGATGCCAAGATAGTGTTAGAGCACGATAAGGAAAAGGAGCTGGCCACCAAGCTCGCCCAATTTGGTGAGACACTGTACAAGATGACCGACAAGGCGCAGCCGAATATGCTGTGTAACTATTTGTATGAGTTAGCAGGCGCCTTCTCAAGTTTCTACGAAGCCTGCCCAGTACTGGCAGCCGATACCCCAGCACAACAAGGCAGCCGTTTATTGCTGGCAAAACTCACGGCCAACACCCTTAACAAGGGACTTTCACTCCTTGGTATTGAAACCTTAGAGCGGATGTAA
- a CDS encoding gamma-butyrobetaine hydroxylase-like domain-containing protein yields MNTHIPKVVGLKFKRQSRLLQVNFDDNQSFDISCELLRVYSPSAEVQQHGSPVLVTHKKNVNIKAIEAVGNYAVKLVFDDGHDTGIYSWEVLYRLGSQQTQLWQDYLARLKAEHGSREGLIPITLIM; encoded by the coding sequence GTGAATACACACATTCCTAAGGTGGTTGGCCTTAAATTTAAGCGCCAATCTAGGTTGCTTCAGGTCAATTTTGATGACAATCAAAGCTTTGACATAAGTTGTGAGTTACTTAGGGTCTACTCCCCGTCGGCAGAAGTGCAGCAACATGGCAGCCCAGTGTTGGTCACTCATAAGAAAAACGTCAATATCAAGGCCATAGAAGCCGTGGGGAATTACGCGGTAAAACTCGTATTCGATGATGGACACGACACAGGCATTTACAGCTGGGAAGTGCTCTATCGTCTTGGCAGCCAACAAACACAGCTGTGGCAAGACTATCTTGCCCGCCTCAAAGCCGAACACGGTTCACGAGAAGGGCTTATACCAATCACATTAATTATGTGA